Proteins co-encoded in one Candidatus Hydrogenedentota bacterium genomic window:
- a CDS encoding ATP-binding cassette domain-containing protein yields MGSIDTTIRDASRPVEVENLVVRFDGRTVLDGFSLSLDAGEKVALTGRSGGGKSTLLKCLMGFVPKFQGGIRIFGEPLGPATVWRLRRTLAWVPQEPDLGMGTAREALTRPFAWRVNRAQAAAMDRAPALMERLLLDHALLDKPVSTLSGGEKQRIAVVGALLLDRPLLLLDEPASALDPESRRALAALLGEQEHRAMLCVTHDADTAPFCARCIAVTNGGEALNHG; encoded by the coding sequence TTGGGTAGCATAGACACAACCATCCGGGACGCTTCCAGGCCCGTCGAGGTGGAAAACCTCGTTGTCCGTTTCGATGGCAGGACGGTGCTTGACGGATTCTCCCTGTCCCTTGACGCGGGGGAAAAAGTCGCCCTAACGGGACGTTCCGGGGGCGGCAAGTCCACCCTGCTGAAATGCCTGATGGGGTTTGTGCCGAAATTCCAAGGCGGTATCCGCATTTTCGGGGAACCTCTGGGCCCCGCCACAGTCTGGCGGCTGCGCCGTACCCTGGCCTGGGTGCCGCAGGAGCCCGACCTGGGCATGGGCACGGCCCGCGAGGCCCTGACACGGCCTTTTGCGTGGCGGGTCAACCGCGCCCAGGCCGCCGCGATGGACCGCGCCCCGGCGCTCATGGAACGCCTGCTGCTGGACCACGCCCTGCTGGACAAACCGGTATCCACCCTGTCGGGCGGCGAGAAGCAGCGGATTGCCGTCGTCGGCGCCCTCCTGCTGGACCGCCCCCTGCTGCTGCTGGACGAGCCCGCCTCGGCGCTGGACCCTGAATCGCGCCGCGCGCTTGCGGCGCTGCTCGGCGAACAGGAACACCGCGCCATGCTCTGTGTCACGCATGACGCGGACACCGCGCCGTTCTGCGCCCGGTGCATCGCCGTGACTAACGGCGGGGAGGCGCTGAATCATGGGTGA
- a CDS encoding radical SAM protein: protein MRFEGRIYRPPSEADSLLLQLTVGCSHNRCAFCAMYVEKKYRVRLLEEVFEDIDAAARLYPHARRIFLCDGDALSAGYEAFSAVCGRINARFPALERIAAYTNARDILRLTPEQRQALRRLRFYLCYLGLESGSAEVLELVRKGATPDDMEQMAQALREAGMDLSAIVLLGAGGAALTQAHARDTVGVVNAMQPKYLSFLTAMIVPHTPLMTWTRQGKFTPLTDRAILLEARAMLAGLELRGTLFRMNHVSNLIALGGRLPGDKARLLAQLDALLPRATDRVSCVCTEEQGMML, encoded by the coding sequence ATGCGCTTTGAAGGCCGCATATACCGTCCGCCCAGCGAGGCGGATAGTCTGCTGCTCCAACTCACCGTTGGTTGCAGCCACAACCGCTGCGCGTTCTGCGCGATGTATGTCGAGAAAAAATACCGGGTCCGTCTGCTGGAGGAGGTTTTCGAGGACATTGACGCCGCCGCGCGGCTGTATCCACATGCGCGCAGGATTTTTCTTTGCGACGGGGACGCGCTAAGCGCCGGTTATGAGGCGTTTTCGGCGGTTTGTGGTCGCATAAATGCCCGTTTCCCCGCATTGGAGCGCATCGCCGCCTACACAAATGCACGGGACATCCTACGGCTAACTCCGGAACAACGCCAAGCATTGCGCCGGTTGCGCTTCTACCTGTGTTATCTGGGACTGGAAAGCGGCAGCGCGGAAGTGCTGGAACTTGTCCGCAAGGGGGCAACCCCGGATGACATGGAACAGATGGCCCAGGCATTGCGGGAGGCGGGTATGGACCTTTCGGCCATTGTCCTGCTGGGCGCGGGCGGCGCGGCGCTGACGCAGGCCCATGCGCGGGACACCGTCGGCGTGGTCAACGCCATGCAGCCGAAGTACCTGTCCTTCCTCACGGCGATGATTGTGCCCCACACCCCCCTGATGACCTGGACCCGGCAGGGGAAATTCACCCCCCTGACAGACCGGGCCATTCTGCTGGAGGCGCGCGCCATGCTCGCCGGACTTGAACTGAGGGGCACGCTGTTCCGCATGAACCACGTGTCCAACCTCATCGCCCTGGGCGGCCGCCTGCCGGGGGACAAGGCCAGACTCCTGGCGCAGTTGGACGCGCTGCTGCCCCGCGCCACGGACCGGGTGAGCTGCGTCTGCACGGAGGAGCAGGGGATGATGCTCTGA
- a CDS encoding response regulator, whose amino-acid sequence MKAVLEGHCRVIEAMDGREGVRLAAERRPDIIFMDIAMPVMDGLQAIKVIRADEALRDIPVLAVTASAMTGDREAILAHGFDGYLSKPIDPAALLDTVKRIL is encoded by the coding sequence ATGAAGGCGGTGCTGGAGGGGCATTGCCGGGTCATTGAGGCCATGGACGGCCGGGAGGGGGTGAGGTTGGCCGCCGAGCGGCGCCCCGACATCATTTTCATGGACATTGCCATGCCGGTCATGGACGGTCTTCAGGCGATCAAGGTCATACGGGCCGATGAGGCCCTGCGGGACATTCCGGTCCTTGCCGTCACGGCCAGCGCCATGACCGGCGACCGGGAGGCGATTTTGGCGCATGGGTTCGACGGGTACCTATCCAAGCCCATTGATCCTGCGGCGCTGCTGGACACGGTCAAACGGATTCTGTAA
- a CDS encoding NPCBM/NEW2 domain-containing protein, with product MLTVLLSLSLLAAGQTEVPLETLLETCQVSQGWGQTGLGTAAFAPGGNAPLRLRIEDKEYDRGVGHHANGEIVVPLGGRYLSFKTEAGVQWQGGGKGSAVLEVWVDGEKRFESGVMSDSDPAKTVDIPLAGARELRLAAKDGGDGVSCDMANWAEARLARDPAVPAIGKPVFSLDGAPLDGPYEMEGSFALFGRDNGSQLAVARPLNFATVGVAPDGAARLTLPVSDINGAFSVRVEVAHAGGGAARARLSLDSGDSAKARISDGTAMLTVSGEGNGGSDTVTLEIVAGHDAALRLLRLEYLSAGRVLPVYLLPAQADTAHPPTPRETALNPALEGELVEWDWRLQDGIGAGETRATFAEATALTLSRGDALLAELTARGCVPEKEAAHWDGLRGKVEKLRGETLPDNDPRWETLWREAHLARRALVFANPLADTGPLVFVKQAPGVFSHQLTQYYGRYARPGGGVHVLDRPGRSMAVRQLAAGALPQGSYMQPEVTHDGRRVMVAFCAVDAPPKDTFAGQHGHYYHLYDMAADGSDLRRLTEGDFDDFSPKELPNGKIMFISTRRGGWHRCGTPGCEVYTLALMDPDGGNIRTVSYHETQEWDPSVLNDGRVIYTRWDYVDRNAVHYQQLWVVRPDGTAPAAFYGNNTLNPVGVWEARAVPGSRQIMATAAAHHAMTAGSVILVDPTIGVDGLEPVTRLTPEVPFPESEGPLAPFWRSGAPADPPSRSPEMDRWPGQCYRSPYPLSETLFLAAFSYDTLIGEPKGNYANMFGLYLADAFGNRELLHRDLNISSVWPVPLRAREAAPVMPPAWDEKAPAEGTYLVQNVYDSDPALPDEKITHLRIVQVLPKSTSGANNPTVGAANASPGKQVLGTVPVEEDGSAFFTAPSGIGLAFQALDARGRAVQVMRSVSYLQPGENASCVGCHENRHRAPLAGGSVTLASKRAPSRIEPGPDGSLPLSYPIMVQPVLDRNCVQCHGGDHPKGPGGKAILLTGEPEGRYTKSYNALVERVSYAAWGRGEFPAGNCEPLAMPDFFGARGSALMKMLDEGHHNVELSPEEHERLVTWMDANALFYGTFNHADQERQQRGERIAGPDLE from the coding sequence ATGCTGACGGTTCTGTTGTCGCTGTCGTTACTTGCGGCGGGACAAACGGAGGTCCCCCTGGAAACCCTTCTGGAAACCTGCCAGGTCAGCCAGGGCTGGGGCCAGACGGGTTTGGGTACGGCGGCCTTTGCGCCGGGCGGCAATGCCCCGTTGCGGCTCCGCATCGAGGACAAGGAGTATGACCGGGGGGTTGGACACCACGCCAACGGCGAAATCGTGGTTCCCCTGGGTGGCAGGTATCTGTCTTTCAAGACGGAGGCGGGGGTGCAGTGGCAGGGCGGCGGGAAGGGCAGCGCGGTGCTGGAGGTGTGGGTGGACGGCGAGAAGCGCTTTGAGAGCGGCGTGATGTCGGACAGTGACCCGGCGAAAACCGTGGACATCCCCCTCGCGGGTGCCCGGGAGTTGCGTCTGGCGGCGAAGGACGGCGGGGATGGCGTCTCCTGTGACATGGCGAACTGGGCGGAGGCGCGGCTGGCGCGCGACCCGGCGGTGCCGGCCATCGGGAAGCCGGTCTTTTCCCTGGACGGCGCGCCGCTGGACGGGCCGTATGAAATGGAGGGCAGTTTCGCCCTTTTTGGCCGGGACAACGGCTCGCAGTTGGCCGTTGCGCGGCCCCTGAATTTTGCCACCGTGGGCGTTGCGCCGGACGGTGCGGCGCGTCTGACCCTGCCGGTGTCGGACATTAACGGCGCCTTCTCCGTGCGGGTGGAAGTGGCCCATGCGGGCGGAGGCGCGGCGCGGGCGCGGCTCAGTCTGGACTCCGGCGACAGCGCCAAGGCCCGAATCTCCGACGGGACCGCCATGCTGACCGTTTCCGGGGAGGGAAACGGCGGCTCGGACACGGTGACACTGGAAATCGTTGCGGGGCATGATGCCGCCCTGCGCCTGTTGCGGCTTGAATACCTGTCCGCCGGCCGGGTGCTTCCGGTGTATCTCCTGCCCGCGCAGGCGGACACTGCACACCCCCCCACGCCGCGCGAAACAGCGCTGAATCCGGCGCTGGAGGGGGAACTGGTCGAGTGGGACTGGCGCTTGCAGGACGGCATCGGCGCGGGGGAAACACGCGCCACCTTTGCCGAGGCAACCGCGCTGACCCTGTCGCGGGGGGACGCCTTGCTGGCGGAACTGACGGCGCGGGGTTGCGTGCCTGAAAAAGAGGCGGCCCATTGGGATGGCCTGCGCGGCAAGGTCGAGAAACTGCGCGGGGAAACGCTTCCCGACAACGACCCGCGCTGGGAAACGCTGTGGCGTGAGGCGCATTTGGCGCGGCGCGCCCTGGTCTTCGCCAACCCCCTGGCGGACACGGGACCGCTGGTCTTTGTGAAACAGGCTCCCGGCGTGTTCAGCCACCAGTTGACCCAGTACTATGGCCGGTATGCCCGGCCCGGCGGCGGGGTGCATGTGCTGGACCGGCCGGGACGGTCCATGGCCGTGCGGCAACTGGCGGCGGGCGCCCTGCCGCAGGGCAGTTACATGCAGCCCGAGGTGACCCATGACGGGCGGCGCGTGATGGTGGCCTTCTGCGCCGTGGACGCGCCGCCGAAGGACACCTTTGCGGGGCAGCACGGGCATTATTACCATCTGTACGACATGGCGGCGGACGGCTCGGACCTGCGCCGCCTGACGGAGGGCGACTTTGACGACTTTTCCCCGAAGGAACTGCCCAACGGGAAGATCATGTTCATCTCGACACGGCGCGGGGGCTGGCACCGCTGCGGCACGCCGGGCTGCGAGGTGTACACCCTGGCCCTGATGGACCCCGACGGCGGCAACATCCGCACCGTCTCCTATCATGAGACGCAGGAATGGGACCCGTCCGTGCTGAACGACGGGCGCGTCATTTACACCCGCTGGGACTATGTGGACCGGAACGCGGTGCATTACCAGCAGCTCTGGGTGGTGCGTCCGGACGGCACGGCACCCGCCGCGTTTTACGGGAACAACACGCTGAACCCGGTGGGCGTGTGGGAGGCGCGCGCCGTGCCGGGCTCGCGCCAAATCATGGCCACCGCCGCCGCGCACCATGCCATGACGGCGGGATCCGTCATCCTTGTGGACCCCACCATCGGCGTGGACGGGCTGGAGCCGGTCACCCGGCTGACGCCGGAGGTCCCTTTCCCGGAGAGCGAGGGGCCGCTCGCGCCGTTCTGGCGCTCCGGCGCGCCCGCCGACCCGCCGTCGCGCAGCCCTGAAATGGACCGCTGGCCCGGCCAGTGCTACCGCAGTCCCTACCCCCTTTCAGAGACGCTCTTTTTGGCGGCATTCAGTTATGACACCCTCATCGGCGAGCCGAAAGGCAACTACGCGAACATGTTCGGCCTGTATCTGGCGGATGCGTTCGGAAACAGGGAACTGCTCCACCGCGACCTGAACATTTCCAGCGTGTGGCCTGTGCCTCTGCGCGCGCGGGAGGCGGCCCCCGTCATGCCGCCCGCCTGGGACGAGAAGGCTCCGGCGGAGGGCACCTATCTGGTGCAGAATGTCTACGACAGCGACCCGGCCCTGCCGGATGAAAAAATCACCCACTTGCGCATCGTGCAGGTGCTGCCCAAGTCCACTTCCGGCGCGAACAACCCCACCGTGGGCGCGGCGAACGCTTCCCCCGGAAAGCAGGTGCTGGGCACGGTGCCCGTGGAGGAGGACGGTTCCGCCTTTTTCACCGCGCCCTCGGGCATCGGGCTGGCCTTTCAGGCGCTGGACGCGCGGGGCCGGGCCGTGCAGGTGATGCGCAGCGTGTCCTACCTCCAACCCGGTGAGAACGCCTCCTGTGTGGGCTGCCATGAAAACCGCCACCGGGCACCCCTGGCCGGGGGCAGCGTGACATTGGCCTCAAAACGCGCCCCGTCGCGCATCGAGCCGGGTCCGGACGGCTCACTCCCCCTCAGTTACCCCATCATGGTGCAGCCCGTGCTGGACCGGAACTGTGTACAGTGCCACGGCGGGGACCATCCCAAAGGGCCGGGCGGCAAGGCCATCCTGCTGACCGGGGAGCCCGAGGGCCGCTACACCAAGTCCTACAACGCCCTGGTGGAGCGGGTCTCCTATGCCGCCTGGGGCCGGGGCGAGTTCCCCGCGGGAAACTGCGAGCCCCTGGCGATGCCGGACTTCTTCGGCGCGCGCGGCAGCGCGCTCATGAAAATGCTCGACGAGGGGCACCACAATGTTGAACTGTCCCCGGAGGAGCACGAGCGGCTGGTCACCTGGATGGATGCCAACGCCCTGTTCTACGGCACCTTCAACCATGCGGACCAGGAACGGCAGCAGCGGGGCGAGCGAATCGCGGGGCCGGACCTCGAATAG
- a CDS encoding ABC transporter permease: MGETMDIGLLPLAAGYALLLFPLAVMLWTRVPMVGGMLMSVARMTVQLLLVGLYLEFVFRWNNFWLNAAWLVFMIAVADASILRGCVLKTLRFAGPLFLALLAGTAIPLGVFLWVLLDSPHWIDARFAIPIGGMILGNCMRADIVGINQFYDTLRRNEKPYLLALSQGARRGEAAQPYLRDAIQAALAPTLATMATIGVVSLPGMMTGVILGGADPFVAIKYQMAIMIAIFSGTAITVWLAVMLSLGRAFDAWGVIRGDSFSK; this comes from the coding sequence ATGGGTGAAACCATGGACATCGGGCTGCTTCCGCTTGCCGCAGGCTACGCCCTGCTGCTTTTCCCGCTCGCGGTGATGCTCTGGACCCGGGTCCCCATGGTCGGCGGCATGCTCATGTCCGTGGCGCGCATGACCGTGCAACTGCTGCTGGTGGGACTCTATCTGGAGTTTGTGTTCCGGTGGAACAATTTCTGGTTGAACGCCGCGTGGCTGGTCTTCATGATCGCCGTGGCGGACGCCTCCATCCTACGCGGCTGCGTGCTGAAGACGCTGCGCTTCGCGGGGCCGTTGTTTCTCGCCCTGCTTGCGGGCACCGCCATCCCGCTGGGCGTGTTTCTCTGGGTGCTGCTGGACTCGCCCCACTGGATTGACGCCCGCTTCGCCATCCCCATCGGCGGCATGATCCTCGGCAACTGCATGCGGGCGGACATTGTGGGCATCAACCAGTTCTACGACACGCTGCGCCGGAACGAAAAGCCCTACCTTCTGGCGCTCAGCCAGGGGGCACGGCGCGGCGAGGCGGCGCAGCCCTACCTGCGGGACGCAATCCAGGCGGCGCTCGCGCCCACCCTTGCCACCATGGCCACCATCGGCGTGGTCTCGCTCCCCGGCATGATGACCGGCGTCATCCTCGGCGGCGCGGACCCCTTTGTCGCCATCAAGTACCAGATGGCCATCATGATCGCCATCTTCTCGGGCACTGCCATCACCGTGTGGCTGGCGGTGATGTTGAGCCTCGGGCGTGCCTTCGACGCCTGGGGCGTGATCCGGGGGGACAGTTTCAGCAAGTAG
- a CDS encoding PAS domain S-box protein → MKLKNVKISTQLRLGLGAVLLVVLFLTVLAWVQTDMLWRQTEGLYNHPLQVRRALGELTADILAMHRGMKDLFLNADDAEIAEVLDEIESRKANAEHHIESLYTCYLGPKADIDHVRDSFAEWNAMRGETIRLLREGRHDEAMARTKRSGVAGGQVEEILSHINDVSNFAFSRGDQFYQDASDLSRSLNRRLLLATVAIFLMTSATSLLLLRGIRTPLRDLLAVTEAFRRGKLDARSGYVSANEFGELAASFNAMAETVQTETRLNTREAELAEVMLKEDDPHTFCRELLKALMGQTGAQVGAVYLLNRQGTAYEHYESVGLGARARQSFSRSGTEGEFGAALATGKIQHVRDIPPDTQFVFSAVAGDFLPRELLTIPIHDRGTTTALISLAHVGEFSPFSLRLAGDIWDMLSARINGLIAFHQARELAARLEVQNDELEKAAAYNRCLIEASLDPLVTIGPDGTITDVNRATEAVTGRTRSELVGTDFADYFTEPELARAGYRRVFEEGAVHNYELAIRGADGRVTPVLYNAAVYRDASGRVIGVFAAARDITEQKRDEERLRALNGELELRSERLEEANIEMEAQRDELAEQNTELEMQKRALDEANRLKSIFLSNMSHELRTPLNSVIALSGVLGRRLDGKIPADETGYLEVIERNGKHLLSLINDILDLSRIEAGREEINPEVVQIREIAADITTMISPQAEEKGIALRNTVGDGLPPIFTDAQKLRHILQNLVGNAVKFTEEGGVTVSARREGDTVFIAVADTGIGIAGDQLPLIFDEFRQADGSASRKYGGTGLGLAIARKYALMLQGGITVESRPGEGSVFTLRLPVTPDPGHGGALLEKRVPAMPAPSVIHGAGRRILLVEDSEPAIVQVTDILTRHGYAVAVARSGREALEKIAEALPDGVILDLMMPEMDGFEVLRVIRETEHCARLSVLILTAKHVTRGELSFLKGNNIHQLIQKGDISREQLLAAVAGMVAPHREDKPHPPETPRRVKRHAGDGPPLALVLEDNRTISRP, encoded by the coding sequence ATGAAACTGAAGAATGTGAAAATCAGCACGCAACTGAGGCTGGGTCTGGGGGCTGTCCTTCTGGTGGTTCTTTTCTTGACCGTGCTCGCCTGGGTGCAGACGGACATGCTGTGGCGGCAGACGGAGGGGCTTTACAACCACCCATTACAGGTCCGGCGCGCCCTGGGAGAATTGACGGCGGACATTCTGGCCATGCACCGGGGCATGAAAGACCTGTTCCTCAACGCCGACGATGCCGAGATTGCGGAAGTCTTGGATGAAATCGAGTCGAGGAAGGCAAACGCCGAACATCATATTGAGTCCTTGTATACCTGTTATTTGGGACCGAAAGCGGACATTGACCATGTGCGGGACAGTTTCGCCGAATGGAACGCCATGCGCGGGGAAACGATACGTCTTCTGCGGGAGGGCCGCCATGACGAGGCCATGGCACGGACCAAAAGGTCCGGTGTGGCGGGGGGGCAGGTTGAGGAAATTCTGTCCCACATTAACGATGTGAGCAATTTCGCCTTTAGTCGCGGCGATCAGTTTTATCAGGATGCTTCAGACTTGAGCCGGAGTCTAAATAGGCGGCTCCTGCTTGCCACGGTGGCCATTTTCCTGATGACCAGCGCCACCTCCCTGCTGCTGCTGCGCGGCATCAGAACTCCCCTGCGCGATTTGCTGGCGGTGACGGAGGCGTTCCGGCGTGGCAAACTGGACGCACGGAGCGGGTATGTTTCCGCCAACGAGTTCGGCGAACTGGCCGCGTCCTTCAACGCCATGGCGGAAACGGTGCAGACCGAGACCCGGCTGAACACCCGCGAGGCAGAACTTGCCGAGGTGATGCTCAAGGAGGACGACCCGCACACGTTTTGCCGGGAACTGCTCAAGGCGCTTATGGGACAGACCGGCGCGCAGGTGGGCGCCGTCTACCTGCTGAACCGGCAGGGAACAGCCTATGAGCACTACGAGTCCGTCGGGCTGGGTGCCCGGGCCCGACAGTCCTTTTCCAGGAGCGGCACGGAGGGCGAGTTTGGCGCCGCTTTGGCCACGGGGAAAATCCAGCATGTCCGGGACATACCGCCGGACACACAGTTTGTCTTCTCGGCGGTGGCCGGTGATTTCTTGCCCCGCGAGCTGCTCACTATTCCCATTCACGACCGGGGCACAACCACGGCGCTAATCTCCCTGGCCCATGTCGGGGAGTTTTCGCCGTTCTCCCTGCGGCTGGCGGGGGACATCTGGGACATGCTCTCCGCCCGGATCAACGGGCTGATTGCCTTCCACCAGGCGCGGGAACTCGCGGCCCGGCTGGAAGTCCAGAATGACGAACTGGAAAAGGCCGCAGCCTACAACCGCTGCCTCATCGAGGCCAGCCTGGACCCGCTGGTGACGATAGGCCCGGACGGCACCATCACCGATGTGAACCGGGCCACCGAGGCGGTCACCGGCCGGACCCGCTCCGAGCTTGTGGGCACGGATTTTGCCGACTACTTCACGGAGCCCGAATTGGCGCGGGCGGGGTACCGGCGCGTCTTTGAGGAGGGCGCCGTACACAACTATGAACTGGCCATACGGGGGGCCGACGGGCGGGTCACCCCGGTACTGTACAACGCGGCGGTGTACCGCGACGCTTCCGGGCGGGTCATCGGCGTGTTTGCCGCCGCGCGGGACATCACGGAACAGAAGCGCGACGAGGAGCGGCTGCGCGCGCTCAACGGGGAGTTGGAACTGCGCTCGGAACGGCTGGAGGAGGCCAACATCGAGATGGAGGCGCAGCGGGACGAGCTGGCCGAGCAGAACACGGAACTGGAGATGCAGAAGCGGGCGCTGGACGAGGCGAACCGCCTGAAAAGCATTTTCCTTTCAAACATGAGCCATGAGCTGCGGACCCCGCTGAACTCGGTCATCGCCCTTTCAGGCGTGCTGGGCCGCAGGCTTGACGGAAAAATACCCGCCGATGAGACGGGATACCTGGAGGTCATCGAACGCAACGGCAAGCACCTGCTGTCGTTGATCAACGACATTCTCGACCTGTCCCGCATCGAGGCGGGCCGTGAGGAAATCAACCCGGAAGTGGTCCAAATCCGCGAAATCGCCGCGGACATCACCACCATGATCTCCCCCCAGGCTGAGGAAAAGGGGATTGCACTGCGCAACACCGTCGGGGACGGCCTGCCGCCCATTTTCACCGACGCCCAAAAACTCCGGCACATCCTCCAAAATCTTGTGGGCAACGCCGTGAAATTCACCGAGGAGGGCGGGGTGACGGTCTCCGCGCGTCGCGAGGGGGACACAGTCTTCATTGCGGTCGCCGACACGGGGATCGGCATTGCGGGGGACCAGTTGCCGCTCATTTTCGACGAGTTCCGCCAGGCCGACGGCAGCGCCTCCCGCAAATATGGCGGCACGGGGCTGGGGCTGGCCATTGCCCGGAAGTACGCGCTGATGCTGCAGGGCGGCATCACGGTGGAAAGCAGGCCGGGGGAAGGCTCGGTCTTCACCCTGCGCCTGCCCGTCACTCCGGACCCGGGGCACGGCGGCGCGCTCCTGGAAAAAAGAGTCCCGGCGATGCCCGCCCCGTCCGTCATTCACGGCGCCGGGCGGCGCATCCTGCTGGTCGAGGACAGCGAGCCCGCCATCGTGCAGGTGACCGACATCCTCACCCGCCATGGCTATGCCGTGGCCGTTGCCAGAAGCGGCCGGGAGGCCCTGGAAAAAATCGCCGAGGCCCTTCCCGACGGGGTCATTCTTGACCTGATGATGCCGGAGATGGACGGGTTCGAGGTGCTTCGGGTCATCCGGGAGACGGAACACTGCGCCCGCCTGTCCGTGCTCATCCTCACGGCCAAGCATGTGACCCGCGGGGAGCTGAGTTTCCTCAAGGGCAACAACATCCACCAGTTGATCCAGAAAGGCGACATCAGCCGGGAGCAACTGCTGGCCGCGGTTGCCGGGATGGTCGCGCCGCACCGGGAAGACAAGCCCCACCCGCCGGAGACGCCGCGCCGCGTCAAACGACATGCGGGTGACGGGCCGCCGCTCGCCCTTGTGCTGGAGGACAACCGGACAATCTCCAGACCATGA